From Primulina tabacum isolate GXHZ01 chromosome 2, ASM2559414v2, whole genome shotgun sequence, one genomic window encodes:
- the LOC142537004 gene encoding PI-PLC X domain-containing protein At5g67130 gives MNLIFLTATATATATARHPMLACLAELCSMKPSSIFPIGRLFSRVQVVLFIFFSPLFVPTSTACSNGNCQLLESCVSATDCGPGLYCGNCPSLGKNQPYCIRGQATTPASIISGLPFNKYSWLVAHNAFSRVDAPLLTGAQRLTFYNQEDTVTSQLRNGVRGLMLDMYDFENDIWLCHSFRGQCYNFTSFEPAINTLREVEAFLTQNPTEIVTIIIEDYIHSPKGLTRVFADAGLDKYWYPVSRMPKKGEDWPTINNMVRNNHRLLVFTSDSSKEATEGIAYQWKYMVENEPGDPGIIPGSCPNRKESKPLNSRTASLFLMNYFPTMPVQTEACKEHSSPVTDMAATCYKSARNMMPNFLAVNFYMRSDGGGVFDVLDHMNGQSLCGCSTVYACQAGAPFGSCKTIPVSNTTPPATATDGSFSGSVQLTSYASAIIVPSISFICLLLFLVFVSFL, from the exons ATGAATTTGATTTTCCTCACTGCCACTGCCACTGCCACTGCCACCGCCCGACACCCGATGTTGGCATGTTTGGCGGAGCTTTGCAGTATGAAGccaagctcaatttttcccaTTGGGCGACTTTTTTCTCGAGTGCAAgttgtgttatttattttcttCTCACCTCTGTTCGTCCCCACCTCCACCGCTTGCTCCAATGGCAATTGTCAG CTTCTGGAATCGTGTGTTTCTGCTACTGACTGTGGGCCTGGTCTATATTGTGGCAATTGCCCTTCACTTGGCAAGAATCAACCTTATTGCATTAGGGGTCAAGCCACTACACCAGCTTCTATT ATTAGTGGGCTGCCCTTTAACAAGTACTCTTGGCTAGTGGCACATAATGCCTTCTCCCGTGTGGATGCTCCTTTATTGACTGGTGCCCAAAGACTTACTTTTTATAATCAAGAAGACACTGTTACTAGTCAATTGAGG AATGGAGTAAGGGGACTTATGCTGGACATGTATGACTTCGAGAACGATATCTGGCTATGCCATTCATTCCGTGGCCAATGCTACAACTTCACTTCATTT gAACCTGCAATCAATACACTGAGAGAAGTGGAAGCATTCCTAACTCAGAATCCTACAGAGATTGTTACTATCATAATTGAAGATTATATTCATTCACCAAAAGGGCTAACAAGGGTGTTCGCCGATGCTGGTTTGGACAAGTATTGGTATCCGGTTTCGAGGATGCCCAAAAAGGGAGAAGATTGGCCGACTATTAATAACATGGTAAGAAATAATCATCGTCTACTGGTTTTCACTTCTGATTCTTCAAAGGAGGCTACTGAAGGAATTGCGTACCAGTGGAAGTACATGGTGGAAAATGAGC CTGGAGATCCTGGAATTATACCTGGTTCATGCCCGAACAGAAAGGAATCAAAGCCACTCAATTCAAGAACTGCCTCTCTATTTCTAATGAACTACTTTCCAACCATGCCAGTTCAAACTGAAGCTTGCAAAGAGCATTCTTCCCCAGTAACTGATATGGCTGCGACCTGTTATAAATCAGCCAGGAATATGATGCCTAATTTTTTAGCTGTGAATTTTTACATG AGAAGTGATGGAGGAGGTGTTTTCGATGTTTTGGATCATATGAATGGTCAGTCATTGTGTGGGTGTAGCACGGTATACGCTTGCCAG GCCGGAGCACCTTTTGGAAGTTGCAAAACTATTCCTGTGTCCAACACAACTCCACCTGCCACTGCAACTGATGGAAGCTTTTCGGGTTCTGTTCAGTTAACGAGCTACGCTTCAGCCATCATAGTCCCTTCCATATCGTTTATATGCCTGCTACTTTTTCTTGTGTTCGTTTCGTTTTTGTGA